The following are from one region of the Leucoraja erinacea ecotype New England chromosome 35, Leri_hhj_1, whole genome shotgun sequence genome:
- the stard7 gene encoding stAR-related lipid transfer protein 7, mitochondrial, with product MLTVKRPALLLNSARSKPFSGLYSHCLQSACSSSHGQGRREAELLAAWRRQVGSALRWALGLLREGWSAAGAMAPRGERKKMVSILASQCSYVTGQRLRRAQQIGQLYNNLYSERSRKSLFTNLWRKFQSRHSGSGKLVMAFAAVFMWDEEKIHDEELQRCVNDFRDVDSLMEEKPPGRAPVSCEEHHRHGNAWELVMAQCSFRLWRRPIPGSHLYQYRVYGTYTDVTPRQFFNVQLDTEYRKKWDELVIKLEVVERDEASGSEVVHWVTHFPYPMYSRDYLYIRRYHVDEQNNTMVMLSRAVEHPHVPEHPNCVRVTSYESRMVIKPHRSFDENGFDYLLTYSDDPQTVFPRYCVSWMMSSGMPDFLDKLHAAAVRAKNMEIKIKDYISVRNSESMLQHSERKDSSCNSQQMDYA from the exons ATGTTGACCGTAAAGAGACCGGCTCTCCTGCTGAATTCCGCCCGCTCCAAGCCGTTCAGCGGGCTGTACTCTCACTGCCTGCAGTCCGCTTGCTCCTCCAGCCACGGGCAGGGCCGGCGTGAGGCCGAACTGCTGGCTGCATGGAGGAGGCAGGTTGGCAGTGCCCTGCGGTGGGCTCTTGGCCTCCTGAGGGAAGGCTGGAGTGCAGCGGGAGCCATGGCCCCGAGGGGCGAGAGGAAGAAGATGGTGTCCATCCTGGCCAGCCAGTGCAGCTATGTGACTGGGCAGAGGCTGCGGCGAGCGCAGCAGATCGGGCAGCTCTACAACAACCTGTACTCGGAGCGCTCCCGCAAGAGCCTCTTCACCAACCTCTGGCGCAAATTCCAGAGCAGACACTCGGGATCTGGCAAGCTGGTGATGGCTTTTGCGGCTGTTTTCATGTGGGACGAAGAGAAGATCCATGACGAGGAGTTGCAAAG GTGCGTGAATGATTTCAGAGACGTGGACTCGCTGATGGAGGAGAAGCCGCCGGGGAGAGCACCCGTGTCATGCGAGGAACATCACCGGCACGGCAATGCGTGGGAACTGGTGATGGCCCAGTGCAGCTTCCGACTGTGGCGCCGGCCTATCCCGGGCAGCCACCTCTACCAGTACCGAG TTTATGGAACATACACGGACGTTACCCCACGGCAGTTCTTCAACGTGCAG CTGGACACGGAGTACAGGAAGAAATGGGACGAGCTGGTGATTAAGCTGGAAGTGGTGGAGCGAGATGAGGCGTCCGGCTCCGAGGTTGTCCACTGGGTCACACATTTCCCG TACCCCATGTACTCGAGGGATTACCTCTACATCAGACGCTACCATGTGGACGAACAAAACAACACAATGGTGATGTTATCCAG GGCTGTGGAGCATCCGCATGTGCCCGAACACCCCAACTGTGTGCGGGTCACGTCGTACGAGTCCCGGATGGTCATCAAGCCACACCGGTCATTTGATGAG AACGGCTTTGATTACCTGCTCACCTACAGCGATGATCCACAGACCGTCTTCCCACGTTATTGTGTCAGCTGGATGATGTCCAGTG GGATGCCCGACTTCCTGGATAAACTTCATGCGGCAGCGGTCCGAGCCAAGAACATGGAGATCAAGATTAAGGACTACATCAGCGTGAGGAACTCGGAGAGCATGTTGCAGCACTCTGAGCGCAAGGACAGTAGCTGCAACTCGCAGCAGATGGACTACGCCTAG